In the genome of Triticum urartu cultivar G1812 chromosome 5, Tu2.1, whole genome shotgun sequence, one region contains:
- the LOC125508793 gene encoding kinesin-like protein KIN-5A yields the protein MEISTPRRAPAADAAAASSYVSMSPSPSHTPRSSTKAKRTLNNGAAIVASSPSPSPSLAKGGGGGGGVNIQVLLRCRPLSKEELSINTPVVITCNEQRREVSAAQNIANKQIDRTFVFDKVFGPKSKQQDVFNHAVVPLVGEVLDGYNCTIFAYGQTGTGKTYTMEGGGGKTQDGELPSDAGVIPRAVKRIFDILEEQSAEYSMKVSFLELYNEELTDLLAPEESKFSDDKSKKPMALMEDGKGGVFVRGLEEEVVSSASEIYKILERGSGKRKTAETFLNKQSSRSHSIFSITIHIKECTPEGEEMIKCGKLNLVDLAGSENISRSGARDGRAREAGEINKSLLTLGRVINTLVEHSGHIPYRDSKLTRLLRDSLGGKTKTCIIATIAPSVHCLDETLSTLDYAHRAKNIKNKPEVNQKMMKSALIKDLYFEMDRLKQELYAAREKNGIYIPGEQYLANEAEKKAMSEKLDRLELCLESKDKQLDELQGLYDSQKVLSADLSDKLQTLQKRMQETECAIAVLEDKYMQANNTVKEKEYLIENLLKTEKVLVDEAHTLRTELENTTDDLSGLFSKLERKGMIEDANKNIVGHFHSQLTQDMNILHRNISTSVSQQESQLKVLEEEMQSFITSKGKVAGGLQNQVREMKESFSSRIAELHGFANELNLKSRLSSEKLNAQVSAHTSDLEDCLKGLLADADQLLIGLQNGLSQQEESLTTLVEQQHEGLTRNVDRTKSISATTMNFFRTIDAHALELKRILEESQASHQKQLLQLQTKFEVCAADEEKYLMEKVSGLLAESNARKKNMVRDDISSLAKTASERSNSLQTETTKFHDFTSSMSEQWEAYVETTKEAFHRNISSVEQKKCCLVENLQQCKTRTQLCSEQWSNAQNSVLALGRSNAETIGSVISDGNDANSQLHMRFSSAVSTALEDNDVSSEALVCSIDDSLRLDRGICETVRPIIAASQTQLGDLQRSHHEKTLGISGNANRSLGDEYKVDEPTCSTPTRRQINIPSSQSIEGLVTPLEDLVKSFRDSRTPSKLVTGNAKRLDLATEMERVPLTTIN from the exons ATGGAGATCAGCACCCCTCGCAGGGCACCAGCAGCAGACGCTGCTGCGGCGTCCTCCTACGTCTCCATgtccccttccccctcccacaccccgcgctcctccaccaagGCCAAACGAACGCTCAACAACGGCGCAGCCATCGTcgcctcctccccttccccttccccttcccttgccaaggggggcggcggcggcggcggagttaACATCCAGGTCCTCCTCAGATGCAG GCCTTTAAGCAAGGAGGAGCTGAGCATAAATACTCCTGTGGTCATCACTTGCAACGAGCAGAGGCGAGAGGTTTCCGCTGCCCAGAACATTGCAAACAAACAGATTGATCGAACATTTGTATTTGACAAG GTGTTCGGACCAAAGTCTAAACAGCAGGATGTGTTCAACCATGCCGTTGTTCCACTTGTAGGTGAAGTTCTGGATGGTTACAACTGCACTATATTTGCTTATGGGCAGACTGGAACTGGAAAAACATACACAATGGAAGGAGGAGGGGGCAAAACACAG GATGGCGAGCTTCCATCTGATGCTGGTGTTATTCCAAGGGCTGTCAAGAGAATATTTGATATTCTCGAGGAACAGAGTGCAGAATACAGCATGAAGGTCTCATTTCTTGAATTGTATAACGAGGAACTCACTGATCTTTTAGCTCCAGAGGAGTCTAAATTCTCAGATGACAAATCAAAGAAGCCCATGGCACTCATGGAAGATGGGAAGGGAGGAGTTTTTGTTAGGGGACTGGAGGAAGAGGTAGTTTCTTCAGCCAGTGAGATATATAAGATACTTGAGAGAGGTTCTGGCAAAAGGAAAACCGCTGAAACTTTCCTCAACAAGCAAAGTAGTCGGTCACACTCTATTTTCTCAATCACCATCCATATCAAGGAATGCACACCAGAGGGTGAAGAAATGATCAAGTGTGGAAAGCTTAACCTTGTTGATCTTGCTGGTTCAGAGAACATATCCCGGTCAGGTGCTAGAGAT GGCCGAGCCAGAGAAGCAGGAGAGATCAACAAAAGTTTGCTTACCCTTGGGCGTGTTATTAATACTCTCGTGGAGCACTCTGGTCACATACCATACAG AGATAGCAAGTTGACGAGATTGTTAAGAGATTCCTTGGGTGGAAAGACAAAGACTTGCATCATCGCAACCATTGCGCCTTCGGTGCATTGCCTTGATGAGACATTAAGCACACTAGACTATGCGCACCGTGCCAAAAATATCAAGAACAAACCAGAG GTTAATCAGAAGATGATGAAATCTGCACTCATCAAAGATTTATACTTCGAAATGGACCGCCTCAAGCAAG AACTGTATGCTGCTAGGGAAAAGAATGGTATTTATATTCCAGGGGAACAATACCTAGCCAATGAAGCTGAAAAGAAG GCTATGTCAGAGAAGCTAGACCGTTTAGAGCTTTGTTTGGAGTCAAAAGACAAG CAATTAGATGAGCTCCAAGGACTGTACGATTCTCAGAAAGTGTTAAGTGCAGACTTAAGCGATAAGCTTCAGACATTGCAG AAAAGGATGCAGGAAACTGAGTGCGCCATAGCAGTCCTTGAAGATAAGTATATGCAGGCAAACAATACAGTAAAAGAGAAGGAGTATCTGATAGAAAATCTTCTTAAAACAG AAAAAGTTCTTGTTGATGAAGCTCACACGCTTCGAACTGAGCTGGAGAATACAACAGACGATCTATCTGGGCTATTTTCAAAATTAG AAAGGAAGGGCATGATTGAAGATGCAAACAAAAATATAGTTGGACACTTCCATTCTCAGCTCACTCAAGACATGAATATCTTGCATAGAAACATCTCAACTTCAGTCTCTCAACAGGAGAGCCAACTGAAAGTACTTGAAGAGGAGATGCAATCTTTTATCACCTCAAAGGGCAAG GTTGCTGGAGGACTTCAAAATCAAGTAAGAGAAATGAAAGAGAGCTTCAGTTCAAGGATTGCAGAATTGCATGGCTTTGCTAATGAGCTCAACCTCAAATCCCGATTAAGCTCTGAGAAGCTGAATGCCCAAGTTAGCGCACACACATCTGATCTGGAGGAT TGTTTGAAGGGCCTCTTAGCTGATGCTGACCAATTACTCATTGGGCTACAAAATGGGCTCTCTCAGCAAGAAGAGAGCTTAACTACATTAGTTGAGCAGCAACATGAG GGACTCACTAGAAATGTGGATAGAACAAAGTCTATCTCAGCAACTACAATGAATTTCTTTAGAACAATAGATGCTCATGCATTGGAACTCAAAAGGATATTAGAGGAATCGCAGGCATCACATCAAAAGCAACTTCTCCAGCTCCAAACGAAGTTTGAG GTCTGTGCCGCTGATGAAGAGAAGTATCTGATGGAGAAGGTATCAGGGTTGTTAGCAgaatcaaatgctagaaagaaaAATATG GTTCGAGATGACATAAGCAGCCTTGCTAAGACGGCTTCTGAGCGATCCAACAGTTTGCAAACTGAAACcaccaagtttcatgatttcacATCTTCTATGAGTGAGCAATGGGAAGCTTACGTGGAGACAACCAAAGAGGCATTTCACAGAAACATATCCTCTGTTGAACAGAAGAAATGTTGCTTGGTGGAGAATCTCCAGCAGTG CAAAACAAGGACACAATTGTGCTCAGAACAATGGAGCAATGCGCAAAATTCAGTATTGGCTCTTGGAAGAAGCAATGCAGAAACAATAGGTTCAGTCATCAG CGATGGAAATGATGCAAACAGCCAACTTCACATGCGATTTTCATCCGCTGTCAGCACTGCTCTTGAAGATAATGATGTTTCAAGCGAAGCTCTTGTTTGCTCTATTGACG ATTCACTAAGATTGGACCGTGGGATCTGCGAGACTGTGAGACCTATCATCGCCGCATCACAGACTCAGCTTGGTGACCTTCAAAGGAGCCACCATGAGAAGACGCTGGGGATATCAGGGAATGCCAACAGATCACTGGGGGATGAGTACAAG GTGGATGAACCAACTTGTTCAACACCAACAAGGCGCCAGATTAACATCCCCAGCAGCCAATCGATCGAGGGCTTGGTAACTCCACTGGAAGACCTCGTCAAGTCATTCAGGGACAGTAGAACTCCGTCGAAACTCGTGACTGGAAACGCGAAGCGCTTAGATTTGGCAACTGAGATGGAGAGAGTTCCTCTCACTACAATTAACTAG